One Bombus pyrosoma isolate SC7728 linkage group LG7, ASM1482585v1, whole genome shotgun sequence genomic window carries:
- the LOC122569666 gene encoding triple functional domain protein isoform X7 has translation MDGTRATEVLPLLQERLAILPGGRDRRGGPVLVFPTTARRERAKPEDYRRLLQYLLTIPSDEARGLRFTVIVDMRGATWDSVKPILKVLHEHFHRSIHVAFIIKPENFWQKQRTSLAKQKKYNFEINTISLEALTKVIDPSQLTADLDGSLQYDHAQWIDTRLAVEDFTWQAADLLDRLDDLQEDLSRNDFADDVAGAKHGIDLHNEMKKKIMKVPVEEIEVVGQRLLQRFDNSIAASSGEGGSIESGATGGTDPDGRALAALVIQHLESVHAAQQHLLQLWHIKKMKLDQCFQLRLFEQDCAKMFDWICHNREGFLANYVEIGRSYQLAKNLQEEHKHFTMSSMNVYVNINKILTMASRLLETQHYAAGHVRAVAGRLDRAWKEFAAGLDERTAVLSLSVVFHHKAEQYVDSVAGWSQACDAGNLPNEIPILESHIRQHQTLYEAMCQAYTEVYDAYQALLSGLGSMLQVCHGFSSTHGSSSDTSFCIDYSQDGHGIDGHSGMSGNPAADYSEGASHVLAVIHQILGHHRALEARWHARKVKLHQRLALRLFQEDVKQVLDWLTNHGEVFIRKNTGVGRNLQKARVYQKSHEHFENVAQNTYTNATKLLTAAQELAHTGECAADEIYAVAQELEAHVSSFAARVEQRRRRLDLAVVFYTHEKELTGWVDELRQELQQDEVAENLETAERLLEQCAQHRASCMEACASTIVQGEALLRELRESTDAPDTTGSISAVEAALDRLAGLRQELEDLWATRKLRLELCLRLRVFERDALEASGQLEMWAQELQGPPREGSPEQLLRVHNDGVAHMQNTAFQVLQQGQELAQVLEQAGVCIMADGQHSAASRVQVLLEFLNEREMDAEDLAEMRRVRLEQASQLVQLQTDATHVANWIRNGEAMLLASLRVPENLQDAEQLRLEHEQFQVAIEKTHTSAVQVKHRADALVSANHYDPKSIREVAEDVTKRWQQLVTCAEERHKLVTASINFYKTAEQVRSVLDSLEREYKRDEDWCASGEKATQVPTLVGKHQEQKEAFLKACTLVRRTAETFLKYTNRSLQFYSYQANSAGSENKVKSILEELLSKENRVLEYWTQRKKRLDQCHQYVLFERSAKQALEWIRETGELYLATHTNVGKNRIENEQLLREHNEFKGAAKETRERVKLLIQLADNLVEKGHAHAAAIKQSVAEVDQRYKDFSTRMDCYKSQIEEDLGIQSDDGQKDLSIDRNSDPLLEEKIKGKDLKELNEEKRRSARRKEFIMAELLQTERTYVKDLETCIRCFLEETRCGKGNVPSGLQGRESIIFSNMEEIHQFHSNIFLRELEKYETMPEDVGHCFVTWAPKFDMYVTYCKNKPESNQLLVTHGGTWFEELQRKQRVEHPIAAYLIKPVQRITKYQLLLKDLQACCQEGQGEIKDGLEVMLNVPKKANDALHLSMLEGCDVRIDTLGDVVLQDSFTVWDPKQLIRKGRDRHIFLFELYLLFSKEVKDSAGKVKYIYKSRLMTSELGVTEHIEGDECKFAVWTGRAPTSDTRVVLRANSMDAKQLWVKRLREVIQETYFSLSMPKSPAKKSSSQRSSRDLEECASLDDSVENLDRNSLASFGSTNTTDSDKTGVAEVTWVIADHSAAPGSKELTVTKGQQVEVLENGSNISGVNTSEWTHVRLLVAPGQVDPPPEGLVPTSALKQPPPVSSKTSPSRKVPGQQQQQQQQQQQQQQQQQQSHYHQQQSTSQIQTAASSGGITTVSSGATGIPGSSSSVVGTGIVASGGLPAQNVPPSSILPDETENIIVGTAAAAAAANDGSGAANTNSPGNKRRGFSGRKWLPPPLRKLSQGKVEKSPPTTTPTATATTATTSTAISIVQTSCERSSLKKNVSEKRFRLPSGAEQSRPLRSASVSISALTTATASMRVSTSVSEADLDTELEAGLEGAEEEEGETEQSEPELEEDTMPEPDDTEALTYSEQNGADDAEDELELPPPMKPITEPILVATANGSSESAIATESCGKSRTSERSAKILDGATTADLAEIEQIVKERMEQHTENQERQSLMRTPSGKSSNVGIGGDDDYDEGTLSTAITIAATTIAAPTTATSTTMTTVATMVTTMATTTTTTTTTTTSSPVHGTLEECDVESAVLAKRQFVIRELVETEKDYVNDLKQIVEGYMSLMRDPESEVPLPDDLRGGKDKMVFGNIEAIYEWHRDFFLKALERCLERPEELGPLFKRYERKLHMYVVYCQNKPVSEYIVSEYIDTYFEDLRQKLGHRLQLCDLLIKPVQRITKYQLLLREALRLTERTQRMSEIEGLTAAVHVMRIIPKAANDMMDVARLQGFDGKITAQGKLLLHGPLLVSEFSSNLPSKEKEWQVFLFEQNIIFSEAVGKKTQFTNPVYIYKAHIQVNKLCLQNPYDDPEKFIIRSTDPRKPGLAFSCSAAEENGPRKQEWVDTITAILQTQRDFLKAIQSPIAYQKELTKDPFRGVSPDSPCRGSVLSTISSTIPNMSKTNEERRNEMAGAAGSTISATSKTLATAAAVAATATGTGTGTATTSVLHRPRTGATDQDSSQTQSSPSKSRLNFLEGFRSTLRPRSPVRNNSIPSEER, from the exons ATGGATGGAACAAGAGCTACGGAGGTTTTACCTTTGCTCCAAGAACGTCTGGCTATTCTGCCAGGTGGTCGGGATCGCAGGGGTGGACCAGTACTTGTGTTTCCTACTACAGCAAGACGCGAAAGAGCCAAACCTGAAGATTACCGACGTCTTTTGCAATACTTATTGACCATACCCAGCGATGAAGCCAGAGGTTTACGCTTCACTGTCATTGTGGATATGCGTGGTGCTACTTGGGATTCTGTCAAACCCATCCTAAAG gTGTTACATGAACACTTTCATCGATCAATTCATGTTGCTTTCATCATCAAACCTGAAAATTTCTGGCAAAAGCAAAGAACGTCATTGgctaaacaaaaaaaatataatttcgaa ATAAATACGATAAGTTTAGAAGCTTTGACGAAGGTGATCGATCCATCGCAATTGACCGCGGATTTGGATGGATCGCTACAGTATGATCATGCACAATGGATTGATACGAGACTAGCCGTAGAAGACTTTACGTGGCAGGCGGCTGATCTTCTTGATAGATTGGACGACTTACAGGAAGATCTAAGTCGAAATGATTTTGCGGACGATGTGGCTGGAGCGAAACACGGGATTGATTTGCACaatgaaatgaagaaaaagattatgaAAGTTCCAGTGGAAGAAATTGAAGTTGTCGGTCAGCGATTACTACAACGTTTCGATAATA GTATAGCAGCGAGTAGTGGCGAAGGCGGTAGTATAGAAAGCGGGGCCACTGGTGGCACCGACCCCGATGGACGAGCTCTAGCAGCATTAGTGATTCAACACTTAGAATCTGTGCACGCCGCGCAACAGCATCTTCTACAGTTGTGGCACattaaaaagatgaaattggATCAGTGCTTTCAACTAAGGCTTTTCGAACAGGATTGTGCAAAAATGTTTGATTGGATTTGTCACAACAGAGAAGGATTTTTGGCGAATTATGTCGAAATTGGTCGTTCTTATCAACTGGCTAAAAATTTGCAGGAGGAGCATAAACATTTCACTATGAGTTCCATGAATGTCTAtgtgaatataaataagattttaaCCATGGCCAGCCGTTTGCTCGAAACTCAACATTATGCTGCCGGACACGTTAGGGCAGTAGCCGGTCGACTAGATCGAGCTTGGAAAGAATTCGCGGCAGGACTTGATGAACGTACCGCGGTCCTCAGTTTGAGCGTTGTATTTCATCATAAGGCAGAGCAATACGTCGATAGCGTCGCAGGATGGAGTCAAGCTTGCGATGCTGGAAACTTACCTAATGAAATACCAATCTTGGAATCTCATATACGGCAACACCAAACTCTTTACGAAGCGATGTGTCAAGCTTACACAGAG GTATATGACGCGTATCAGGCACTTTTGAGTGGACTAGGCTCGATGCTGCAAGTTTGTCACGGCTTCAGTTCGACGCACGGTTCGAGCTCGGATACGAGTTTTTGCATCGATTAT AGTCAAGATGGACACGGTATCGATGGACATTCCGGTATGAGCGGAAATCCAGCAGCGGATTATAGCGAGGGTGCATCCCATGTATTGGCGGTAATCCATCAAATCTTGGGTCATCACAGAGCGTTGGAGGCTCGTTGGCATGCTCGGAAAGTCAAACTGCATCAACGACTTGCGTTAAG ATTATTTCAAGAAGATGTAAAGCAAGTTCTGGATTGGTTAACTAATCATGGCGAAgtttttattagaaagaaTACAGGCGTGGGTCGGAATCTTCAAAAAGCGAGAGTGTACCAGAAAAGTCATGAACATTTCGAAAATGTAGCTCAG AATACTTATACAAATGCTACTAAACTACTTACTGCTGCTCAAGAATTGGCACACACTGGTGAGTGTGCTGCTGATGAAATATACGCTGTGGCGCAAGAATTAGAAGCTCACGTTAGTAGTTTCGCGGCAAGAGTTGAACAGCGTCGTCGAAGATTAGATTTGGCGGTTGTGTTTTATACACATGAAAAAGAG TTAACTGGTTGGGTTGACGAATTGCGACAAGAATTACAACAAGACGAAGTAGCAGAGAATCTGGAAACTGCGGAAAGACTGTTGGAACAATGTGCTCAACACCGAGCCTCCTGCATGGAAGCTTGTGCATCGACTATCGTTCAGGGTGAAGCATTGCTTCGAGAACTTCGAGAATCTACCGATGCTCCTGATACTACGGGCTCT ATATCTGCAGTAGAAGCTGCCTTAGACAGGTTAGCGGGTTTAAGGCAGGAATTAGAAGATTTGTGGGCTACAAGAAAATTGAGATTAGAACTATGTCTACGATTGCGCGTGTTCGAGAGAGATGCTTTAGAAGCGAGTGGTCAGTTAGAGATGTGGGCGCAGGAGCTACAAGGTCCACCTCGGGAGGGTTCCCCTGAACAATTGTTGCGTGTGCACAACGATGGTGTTGCTCATATGCAGAATACCGCATTTCAGGTTTTGCAACAAGGTCAAGAACTCGCTCAG GTATTAGAACAAGCAGGAGTTTGCATAATGGCAGACGGGCAACACAGTGCTGCATCTAGAGTTCAAGTGcttctcgaatttttaaacgaaaggGAAATGGACGCGGAAGATTTGGCGGAGATGAGAAGAGTTCGTTTAGAACAAGCTTCTCAATTGGTGCAACTACAAACCGATGCTACACATGTAGCTAACTGGATTCGCAATGGAGAAGCTATGTTGTTAGCTTCGTTGAGAGTTCCAGAAAATCTGCAGGATGCTGAGCAGCTTCGTTTAGAACACGAACAGTTCCAAGTTGCTATAGAAAAAACACATACTTCAGCTGTTCAG GTCAAACACAGAGCAGATGCGTTAGTGAGTGCGAATCACTACGATCCGAAGAGTATAAGAGAAGTGGCAGAGGATGTAACTAAGAGATGGCAACAGCTAGTGACATGTGCAGAGGAGAGACACAAGCTAGTAACTGCTAgcattaatttttacaagacGGCGGAACAAGTTCGCTCTGTATTAGATAGCCTCGAACGCGAATACAAACGGGACGAAGATTGGTGCGCTTCTGGTGAAAAGGCGACACAAGTGCCAACGCTTGTTGGAAAACATCAAGAACAAAAGGAAGCATTCTTGAAAGCATGCACGTTGGTACGGCGAACCGCGGAAACATTTCTCAAATATACAAACCGCAGTCTTCAGTTTTATAGTTATCAAGCGAACAGCGCTGGCTCAGAGAATAAAGTTAAAA GTATTTTGGAAGAGTTGCTTAGTAAAGAAAATCGTGTGCTGGAATATTGGACGCAGCGTAAGAAACGATTGGATCAGTGTCATCAATATGTTTTATTCGAGCGCAGTGCTAAACAGGCTTTAGAATGGATAAGAGAAACGGGTGAATTGTATTTAGCCACCCATACTAACGTTGGTAAAAATCGTATCGAAAATGAACAATTGTTGCGGGAGCACAATGAATTTAAGGGAGCTGCGAAG GAAACAAGAGAAAGAGTGAAACTGTTGATCCAGCTTGCTGATAATTTAGTGGAAAAAGGACACGCTCATGCAGCAGCAATTAAACAGTCTGTTGCTGAAGTGGATCAAAGATACAAGGACTTTAGTACGCGTATGGACTGCTATAAAAGTCAAATCGAAGAAGATCTCGGAATTCAATCTGACGATGGCCAAAAAGATCTTTCCATCGATCGCAATTCTGATCCTCTACTCGAAGAGAAGATCAAGGGGAAAGATCTGAAAGAATTAAacgaggagaaaagaagatcgGCAAGAAGAAAAGA ATTTATAATGGCTGAACTGCTGCAAACAGAGCGGACCTACGTGAAGGATTTGGAAACTTGTATTCGATGTTTTTTGGAAGAAACGCGATGCGGAAAAGGAAACGTTCCATCTGGATTACAAGGACGAGAATCAATAATTTTCAGCAATATGGAAGAAATTCATCAATTTCATAGTAACATATTTCTTCGTGAGCTAGAAAAGTACGAAACTATGCCAGAAGACGTTGGGCATTGTTTCGTGACATGG GCACCTAAATTTGATATGTACGTGACATACTGTAAGAATAAACCGGAAAGTAATCAATTGTTAGTTACTCATGGTGGGACATGGTTTGAAGAATTACAAAGGAAACAGCGAGTTGAACATCCGATCGCTGCGTACCTAATTAAACCGGTACAAAGAATAACAAAGTATCAGTTGTTGCTCAAAGATCTTCAG GCTTGTTGCCAAGAAGGACAGGGCGAGATAAAAGATGGGTTAGAAGTAATGTTAAATGTGCCTAAGAAAGCGAACGATGCCTTACATTTGAGCATGCTGGAAGGTTGCGATGTAAGAATAGATACACTAGGCGATGTAGTGCTGCAAGACTCTTTTACAGTGTGGGACCCTAAACAACTGATTAGAAAAGGCAGGGATCGGCacatatttctatttgaattGTACCTATTGTTTAGCAAAGAGGTGAAAGATTCGGCTGGAAAG GTGAAGTACATTTACAAAAGTCGTTTGATGACCTCCGAGCTGGGTGTGACCGAACATATCGAGGGTGATGAATGCAAATTCGCCGTTTGGACAGGTCGGGCACCAACCAGCGATACACGTGTCGTTCTTCGAGCTAATTCGATGGATGCTAAACAACTGTGGGTGAAAAGACTACGCGAGGTCATTCAGGAAACATATTTCAGTTTAAGTATGCCGAAGAGTCCTGCGAAGAAGAGTTCGAGTCAACGTTCTAGCAGAGATCTCGAAGAATGTGCTTCTCTGGACGATAGCGTTGAGAATTTAGATCGAAATTCCCTGGCATCTTTTGGTTCCACCAACACCACAGATTCCGATAAG ACTGGCGTAGCCGAAGTGACCTGGGTTATCGCTGATCATTCCGCCGCGCCTGGATCCAAGGAATTGACGGTAACGAAGGGTCAACAAGTCGAGGTGTTGGAAAACGGAAGCAATATTAGCGGTGTGAATACGTCCGAATGGACCCACGTACGTTTACTGGTTGCCCCGGGACAAGTCGATCCGCCGCCAGAAGGACTGGTTCCTACTAGCGCGCTCAAACAGCCTCCACCGGTTTCCAGTAAAACTTCACCGTCTAGAAAAGTTCCAGgacagcagcagcaacaacaacaacaacagcagcagcagcaacaacaacagcagcaatCTCATTATCATCAACAGCAATCGACCAGTCAAATTCAAACTGCCGCGTCTAGCGGAGGCATCACAACAGTATCGTCTGGCGCTACAGGAATACCGGGATCTTCGTCATCGGTTGTGGGAACGGGCATAGTAGCGAGTGGTGGGTTACCCGCTCAAAATGTGCCACCGAGTTCTATATTGCCAGACGAAACAG aaaatattatcgtcGGCACTGCTGCTGCGGCTGCTGCGGCAAACGATGGAAGTGGTGCTGCGAACACGAATTCTCCAGGCAATAAAAGACGTGGCTTTAGCGG GAGAAAGTGGCTACCTCCACCGTTGCGTAAACTTAGCCAAGGTAAAGTGGAGAAATCCCCACCGACTACGACACCAACAGCGACAGCAACAACAGCGACGACGTCGACCGCGATTTCGATCGTGCAAACGTCTTGCGAACGATCCTCTTTGAAAAAGAACGTCTCGGAGAAACGATTTAGATTGCCGAGTGGTGCTGAACAGTCCCGACCTTTGAGAAGCGCTTCTGTTTCCATCTCTGCGTTAACAACCGCAACCGCGTCTATGCGCGTGTCTACCTCCGTGTCGGAGGCGGATCTTGACACGGAACTCGAGGCAGGACTCGAAGGAGCAGAAGAGGAGGAAGGAGAAACCGAGCAATCTGAACCTGAGTTGGAAGAGGATACGATGCCGGAACCCGACGACACCGAGGCTTTAACGTATTCCGAGCAAAATGGGGCGGACGATGCCGAGGATGAATTGGAACTTCCACCGCCGATGAAACCAATCACCGAACCGATACTCGTGGCAACAGCTAACGGTTCATCGGAATCTGCAATTGCAACAGAAAGCTGCGGAAAATCTCGA ACGTCTGAGAGGTCGGCAAAAATTCTTGACGGTGCTACGACGGCCGATTTAGCTGAGATCGAACAGATCGTGAAAGAAAGGATG GAACAACATACGGAAAATCAAGAAAGACAAAGCCTGATGCGGACACCCAGTGGTAAAAGTTCGAACGTTGGTATCGGTGGGGACGACGATTATGACGAAGGTACTCTGTCAACTGCGATAACTATCGCTGCTACTACGATTGCGGCACCGACAACAGCAACGTCAACAACAATGACAACAGTGGCGACGATGGTAACGACGATGGCGACGacaaccaccaccaccacaACGACCACAACGAGTAGCCCTGTTCACGGGACTCTGGAAGAGTGCGATGTGGAAAGTGCAGTGCTAGCGAAACGACAATTCGTTATTCGAGAATTGGTGGAAACGGAAAAAGATTATGTAAATGATCTAAAACAAATAGTCGAAGGGTACATGTCGTTGATGCGAGATCCAGAATCCGAAGTTCCATTGCCGGACGATTTGCGTGGTGGAAAAGATAAGATGGTTTTCGGCAATATAGAAGCAATCTACGAGTGGCATAGAGA TTTCTTCCTGAAGGCGTTGGAACGCTGTTTGGAACGTCCGGAAGAGCTCGGACCGCTGTTTAAgcgatacgaaagaaaattacatatgtacgttGTTTATTGTCAAAACAAACCAGTCTCCGAATATATCGTTTCCGAATATATAGATACCTATTTCGAG GACTTGAGACAAAAGCTCGGACATCGGTTACAATTGTGCGATCTTTTAATCAAGCCGGTTCAAAGGATCACAAAGTATCAACTTCTTCTTCGAGAAGCACTAAGACTTACCGAACGAACTCAAAGAATGTCAGAGATTGAAGGGCTTACAGCTGCGGTTCATGTAATGCGCATTATTCCAAAAGCGGCCAATGACATGATGGATGTTGCGAGACTTCAAGGTTTTGAC GGAAAGATCACAGCGCAAGGAAAGTTACTGTTGCACGGACCGCTTTTAGTATCAGAATTTTCCTCGAATTTACCGAGTAAGGAAAAAGAATGGCAAGTCTTCCTCTTCgagcaaaatattatttttagcgAGGCTGTCGGCAAAAAGACACAGTTCACGAATCCCGTCTACATTTACAAAGCTCATATCCAG GTGAATAAACTGTGCTTACAAAATCCTTACGACGACCCGGAAAAGTTCATAATTCGCTCGACGGATCCTCGAAAACCTGGCCTTGCATTTTCTTGTAGCGCAGCAGAAGAAAATGGGCCGCGGAAGCAGGAGTGGGTAGATACGATCACTGCCATCCTGCAGACCCAACGTGACTTTCTTAAGGCGATACAGTCGCCGATTGCCTACCAAAAGGAACTTACCAAAGATCCATT TCGTGGCGTGAGTCCGGATTCTCCGTGTCGAGGAAGTGTACTTTCAACGATTTCATCAACAATACCGAACATGTCTAAAACAAACGAGGAACGGAGAAATGAAATGGCCGGTGCCGCTGGTAGTACCATCTCTGCTACTTCGAAAACATTAGCTACAGCCGCGGCTGTAGCAGCAACAGCTACAGGAACGGGAACAGGAACGGCAACAACATCGGTGTTACACCGACCTCGTACCGGAGCTACGGATCAGGATTCCTCGCAAACGCAGTCAAGCCCTAGCAAAAGCAGACTGAATTTTCTCGAGGGATTTAGAAGCACCCTTCGACCTCGATCGCCTGTTCGCAACAATTCTATTCCG TCAGAAGAACGTTGA